A part of Streptomyces sp. NBC_01210 genomic DNA contains:
- a CDS encoding NAD(P)/FAD-dependent oxidoreductase, with protein sequence MVHSAEVVIIGGGVVGASIAFHLAEAGVRDVLVLERDEPASGSSGKPIGGIRAQFSDPLNIRLGQRSLEAWRAFNARPGADIGMESVGYLFLLGSKAEEATFQQAVDVQNELGVRSRIITPREAHELCPYVDPHSVVAAAYSPDDGYALPKAAVHGYLRAARRLGATLRTHCTVTGIDVGGGRVRAVRTTSGTVRTSTVVCAAGPWSAAVGAMAGVELPVTPLRRQIALTGPLSPAPPRVPFTLDFDSTLYFHNDGAGGLVLGLSDPRQEPGFGREFSQEWLEPFREAAARRAPALAGLQARSGWAGLYEMTPDRNALIGRAGEVNGFLYATGFSGHGFLQAPAVGETVRDLYLDRTPFIDVGPLAATRFEGHAAAVRPEAHII encoded by the coding sequence ATGGTTCACAGCGCTGAGGTCGTCATCATCGGCGGTGGCGTCGTCGGGGCGAGCATCGCCTTCCATCTGGCAGAGGCCGGGGTGCGGGACGTCCTGGTTCTGGAGCGCGACGAACCGGCGTCGGGCTCGTCGGGCAAGCCGATCGGCGGGATTCGCGCCCAGTTCTCGGATCCGCTCAACATCAGGCTGGGGCAGCGCAGTCTGGAGGCCTGGCGGGCCTTCAACGCCCGCCCCGGGGCCGACATCGGCATGGAGAGCGTCGGCTACCTCTTCCTCCTCGGCAGCAAGGCCGAGGAGGCGACGTTCCAGCAGGCCGTCGACGTACAGAACGAGCTCGGTGTCCGCAGCAGGATCATCACGCCCCGCGAGGCGCACGAGCTGTGCCCCTACGTGGATCCGCATTCCGTCGTCGCCGCCGCGTACTCCCCCGATGACGGCTATGCGCTGCCGAAGGCGGCCGTGCACGGCTATCTGCGCGCCGCCCGGCGCCTCGGCGCGACCCTCCGTACGCACTGCACCGTCACCGGCATCGATGTCGGCGGCGGGCGGGTGCGGGCGGTGCGTACGACGTCGGGGACGGTGCGCACCTCGACGGTGGTCTGCGCCGCGGGTCCCTGGTCCGCGGCCGTCGGCGCGATGGCCGGTGTGGAGCTGCCCGTCACCCCGCTGCGCCGGCAGATCGCGCTGACCGGGCCGCTGAGTCCCGCGCCGCCGAGGGTCCCCTTCACCCTCGACTTCGACTCCACGCTCTACTTCCACAACGACGGAGCGGGCGGGCTGGTCCTCGGCCTGTCCGACCCGCGCCAGGAGCCGGGATTCGGGCGCGAGTTCAGCCAGGAGTGGCTGGAGCCGTTCCGCGAGGCGGCGGCCCGGCGGGCACCTGCACTGGCCGGCCTTCAGGCCCGGAGCGGTTGGGCCGGGCTGTACGAGATGACTCCGGACCGCAATGCACTGATCGGCCGGGCGGGCGAGGTGAACGGCTTTCTGTATGCCACCGGATTCTCCGGGCACGGCTTTCTGCAGGCGCCCGCGGTCGGCGAGACCGTCCGTGACCTCTACCTCGACAGGACGCCGTTCATCGATGTCGGGCCGCTCGCCGCGACCCGCTTCGAGGGACACGCCGCGGCCGTCCGCCC